The Corynebacterium pseudopelargi genome contains a region encoding:
- a CDS encoding single-stranded DNA-binding protein, translating into MHTQTTIIGNLVDDPTYVRFDNSDEDPGHKVSMRVAASRRRLRQVNGKEEWQDADQLFISVECWGELALNVKRSLRKGHPVVCLGHLITQSWGEGEGRRSAIVLRANHVAFELSRYLVGSKRTDAQEHVPDKDLTFADVAEPDRVIESNRKQELAAAPF; encoded by the coding sequence ATGCACACCCAAACCACCATCATCGGCAATCTTGTCGATGACCCAACCTATGTCCGCTTTGATAACTCCGATGAAGACCCAGGCCACAAGGTTTCCATGCGCGTTGCTGCCAGCAGGCGTCGCTTGCGCCAGGTCAATGGCAAAGAGGAGTGGCAGGATGCCGATCAGCTTTTTATTAGCGTCGAATGCTGGGGCGAGCTTGCGCTCAATGTGAAGCGTTCTTTGCGCAAAGGCCACCCGGTGGTGTGCCTTGGCCACCTGATCACCCAGAGTTGGGGTGAGGGGGAGGGGCGTCGCTCAGCGATTGTCTTGCGGGCCAATCACGTCGCCTTTGAGCTCAGCCGCTACCTCGTGGGGTCTAAGCGCACCGATGCCCAGGAGCATGTGCCAGATAAGGATCTCACCTTCGCCGATGTTGCAGAGCCTGATCGGGTGATCGAATCGAACCGGAAGCAGGAATTGGCTGCGGCGCCGTTTTAG
- the ettA gene encoding energy-dependent translational throttle protein EttA, producing the protein MGEFIYTMKNVRKAIGDKVILDNVTMAFYPGAKIGVVGPNGAGKSSILKIMAGLDQPSNGEAFLDPGATVGILLQEPPLNEEKTVRENVEEGLGEIFEKKQRYEQIAEQMATDYSDELMEEFGKLQEDLDHADAWEVDSKIEQAMEALRCPPSDEPVTHLSGGERRRVALAKLLLSEPDLLLLDEPTNHLDAESVLWLEKHLADYKGAVLAVTHDRYFLDHVAGWICEVDRGKLYPYEGNYSTYLEKKAERLEVAGKKDQKLQKRLKDELAWVRSGAKARQAKNKARLARYEEMAAEAEQYKKLDFEEIQIPTPPRLGNQVVEVQNLTKGFDGRTLIKDLSFTLPRNGIVGVIGPNGVGKSTLFKTIVGLEEPDAGEVKVGQTVKLSYVDQGRENIDPEKTVWEVVSDGLDFIHVGQNEMPSRAYLSAFGFKGPDQQKPSKVLSGGERNRLNLALTLKQGGNLILLDEPTNDLDVETLGSLENALQKFPGCAVVISHDRWFLDRTCTHILAWEGNVAEGQWFWFEGNFEDYEKNKVERLGAEAARPSRVTHRKLSR; encoded by the coding sequence ATGGGCGAATTCATCTACACGATGAAAAATGTGCGCAAAGCCATCGGTGACAAGGTGATTTTGGACAACGTCACCATGGCCTTTTATCCCGGCGCCAAAATCGGTGTGGTTGGGCCTAACGGTGCTGGTAAGTCTTCGATTCTGAAGATCATGGCCGGCCTGGACCAGCCTTCCAATGGTGAGGCGTTCTTGGACCCCGGTGCCACCGTGGGTATCTTGCTGCAGGAACCGCCGTTGAATGAAGAAAAGACGGTGCGCGAAAACGTTGAGGAAGGCCTCGGCGAGATTTTCGAGAAAAAGCAGCGCTACGAGCAAATCGCAGAGCAAATGGCCACCGATTACTCCGATGAACTCATGGAGGAATTTGGCAAGCTCCAAGAAGACCTCGACCACGCCGATGCTTGGGAGGTTGATTCCAAGATCGAGCAGGCCATGGAAGCGCTTCGCTGCCCGCCGTCTGACGAGCCGGTTACCCACCTCTCCGGTGGTGAGCGCCGCCGCGTGGCCTTGGCCAAGCTGCTGCTTTCCGAACCTGATCTGCTCCTGCTCGACGAGCCCACGAACCACCTGGACGCCGAAAGCGTGCTGTGGCTAGAAAAGCACCTTGCCGATTACAAGGGCGCTGTGCTCGCTGTGACCCACGATCGTTACTTCCTGGATCACGTCGCTGGCTGGATCTGTGAGGTAGACCGCGGCAAGTTGTATCCCTATGAGGGCAACTACTCCACCTACTTGGAAAAGAAGGCTGAGCGCCTTGAGGTGGCTGGCAAGAAGGATCAGAAGCTTCAAAAGCGCCTGAAAGATGAGCTGGCTTGGGTTCGTTCTGGTGCCAAGGCTCGCCAGGCCAAGAACAAAGCCCGTCTGGCTCGCTATGAGGAGATGGCTGCCGAGGCCGAGCAGTATAAGAAGCTCGACTTTGAAGAAATCCAGATCCCAACCCCACCGCGCCTGGGTAACCAGGTGGTTGAGGTGCAAAACCTGACCAAGGGCTTCGATGGCCGTACCTTGATCAAAGACCTCAGCTTCACGTTGCCGCGCAACGGCATCGTCGGTGTGATTGGCCCGAATGGTGTGGGTAAGTCCACGCTGTTTAAGACGATTGTGGGCTTGGAAGAGCCTGATGCAGGTGAGGTCAAGGTTGGTCAAACCGTCAAGCTGTCCTATGTGGACCAGGGTCGTGAGAATATCGATCCCGAAAAGACGGTGTGGGAGGTTGTATCCGATGGCCTCGACTTCATCCACGTCGGCCAAAACGAGATGCCTTCTCGTGCCTACCTCTCGGCCTTCGGCTTTAAAGGCCCTGATCAGCAGAAGCCTTCGAAGGTGCTCTCCGGTGGTGAGCGCAACCGCCTGAACTTGGCGCTGACCCTGAAGCAGGGCGGCAACCTGATCCTGCTTGACGAGCCCACCAACGACCTCGACGTTGAAACCTTGGGCTCGCTGGAAAACGCCTTGCAGAAGTTCCCCGGCTGCGCCGTGGTCATTTCCCACGACCGCTGGTTCCTCGACCGCACCTGTACCCACATCCTTGCCTGGGAAGGCAATGTGGCAGAAGGGCAGTGGTTCTGGTTCGAAGGCAACTTCGAAGATTATGAAAAGAACAAGGTCGAGCGCCTTGGTGCTGAGGCCGCACGCCCAAGCCGCGTGACGCACCGCAAGCTCAGCCGCTAA
- a CDS encoding acyl-CoA thioesterase has protein sequence MSSSDYATVHESLIPLRWGDFDRYGHVNNAAYIELAQEARLRWAHDEFGAEGYDIPPVFVRKIEVDYLRPMMPSTDNVRVETVVTDIGRSSFTTRQTLHDAEGHVCATVHTVQVAIDLPTSRPRQITEKEMKVLTRGHSS, from the coding sequence ATGTCTTCTTCTGATTACGCCACTGTTCACGAAAGCCTGATCCCCTTGCGTTGGGGTGATTTTGATCGCTATGGGCACGTCAATAACGCCGCCTATATCGAACTTGCCCAAGAGGCGCGGCTGCGCTGGGCGCACGATGAATTCGGGGCCGAAGGCTATGACATTCCGCCGGTATTCGTGCGAAAAATCGAAGTGGATTACTTACGCCCCATGATGCCCTCTACCGACAACGTGCGCGTTGAAACGGTCGTCACCGATATTGGGCGCTCCTCATTTACCACCCGCCAAACCCTCCACGACGCCGAAGGGCATGTGTGCGCCACCGTGCACACCGTGCAGGTGGCGATCGATCTGCCCACGTCTCGGCCAAGGCAAATTACCGAGAAAGAAATGAAGGTGCTCACCCGCGGACATTCCTCCTAA
- the ald gene encoding alanine dehydrogenase yields the protein MRIGIPKEVMNREGRVALGPLGVQALVNDGHEVLVQRGAGAGAAMPDEEFQAAGAQLVDVADAWDAELVLKVKEPQPEEFDYLRDQILFTYLHLAACPDVAEALLNAGTTSVAYETVTDAQGGLPLLAPMSQVAGRLATIEGAHHLLSPQGGRGVLLSGVPGTSPAKVVVIGGGQVGASAVAVAHGLRAQVTVLDVNARTLAHFDDLYHGQVRTIVSDPASIRQELLDADLVIGAVLVAGAKAPVLVPDSLVADMKPGSVLVDVAIDQGGCFESSRKTSHEAPTFQVANSLMYCVPNMPGAVANTSTRALSSATLPYVRAIAAGGVDQAFERFPGLKDGLMTRHGQLLNETVAAALS from the coding sequence ATGCGAATCGGAATCCCCAAAGAAGTCATGAACCGAGAAGGCCGCGTTGCCTTAGGTCCCCTCGGAGTCCAAGCGCTTGTCAACGACGGCCACGAAGTGCTCGTCCAGCGCGGCGCCGGCGCAGGCGCTGCCATGCCCGATGAAGAATTCCAGGCCGCCGGAGCCCAGCTTGTCGACGTCGCCGATGCATGGGATGCCGAGCTCGTTCTCAAAGTCAAAGAACCCCAGCCCGAAGAGTTCGATTACCTGCGTGATCAAATCCTGTTCACCTACCTCCACCTCGCAGCATGCCCCGATGTGGCCGAAGCCCTCCTCAACGCCGGCACCACCTCAGTGGCATACGAAACCGTCACCGACGCCCAAGGCGGATTGCCACTGCTTGCGCCCATGAGCCAAGTAGCCGGCAGGCTCGCCACCATCGAAGGTGCTCACCACCTGCTCAGCCCCCAAGGTGGGCGAGGTGTGCTGCTCTCCGGCGTGCCCGGCACCAGCCCCGCCAAGGTAGTAGTAATCGGCGGCGGCCAAGTCGGAGCCAGCGCCGTTGCCGTGGCCCACGGCCTCAGAGCCCAAGTGACCGTCCTCGACGTCAATGCACGCACGCTTGCACACTTCGACGACCTCTACCACGGCCAAGTGCGCACCATCGTCTCCGATCCCGCCTCCATCCGCCAAGAGCTTCTCGACGCCGACCTCGTCATCGGCGCCGTCCTCGTCGCCGGAGCCAAAGCCCCCGTGCTCGTGCCAGACAGCCTCGTCGCCGACATGAAACCCGGCAGCGTCCTTGTCGACGTCGCCATCGACCAAGGCGGCTGCTTCGAATCCTCCCGCAAAACCAGCCACGAAGCGCCCACCTTCCAAGTGGCCAACTCCCTGATGTACTGCGTGCCCAACATGCCAGGCGCAGTCGCCAACACCTCCACCCGAGCCCTATCATCTGCCACCCTGCCCTACGTGCGCGCCATCGCCGCCGGGGGAGTAGACCAAGCATTCGAGCGCTTCCCGGGGCTTAAAGATGGGTTAATGACGCGCCACGGCCAGCTCCTCAACGAAACGGTCGCCGCCGCCCTCTCCTAA